A part of Gemmatimonas groenlandica genomic DNA contains:
- a CDS encoding NAD(P)-dependent alcohol dehydrogenase encodes MTQTLGFAAFSAVAPLGPWSFERRTPGPRDVQIQILFCGICHSDLHTVRGEWGPIAYPQVPGHEIVGRVVSTGAEVTRWKAGDMVGVGCMVDSCRTCPSCEEGLEQYCEVGMTGTYGGVEKQTGLPTQGGYSNAIVVDDRYVLRIPEGMDPAGAAPLLCAGITTFSPLRHWKVGPGSRVGVVGIGGLGHMAVKLAAAMGAHVVVLTTSPSKIDDAKRLGAHEVVISNDPAAMKAIANSLDLIIDTVGTSHDLEPEFALLRRDGALCLLGGSPQPHHYPGAFSFIMKRKKLAGSLIGGIPETQEMLDFCAAHNIVADIEVVAASAINEAYERMLKSDVKYRFVIDISTLEA; translated from the coding sequence ATGACTCAAACTCTCGGTTTTGCCGCGTTCAGCGCGGTCGCTCCACTCGGTCCGTGGAGCTTCGAACGCCGCACGCCCGGCCCGCGTGATGTGCAGATCCAGATCCTGTTCTGCGGGATCTGTCACTCTGATCTCCATACGGTCCGTGGCGAATGGGGCCCGATCGCGTACCCGCAGGTGCCGGGGCACGAAATCGTGGGGCGGGTCGTTTCGACCGGCGCTGAAGTCACGCGTTGGAAGGCGGGCGATATGGTGGGCGTGGGCTGCATGGTGGACAGCTGCCGCACCTGCCCGTCCTGCGAGGAAGGGCTGGAGCAGTATTGCGAAGTCGGCATGACGGGCACGTACGGTGGCGTTGAGAAGCAGACGGGCCTGCCCACCCAGGGTGGATACTCGAACGCGATCGTGGTCGACGACCGCTACGTGCTGCGCATTCCCGAGGGCATGGACCCGGCCGGTGCCGCGCCGTTGCTCTGCGCCGGCATTACCACCTTCTCGCCGCTCCGCCACTGGAAGGTCGGCCCGGGCAGCCGGGTCGGCGTCGTCGGCATCGGTGGCCTTGGCCACATGGCCGTGAAGCTGGCCGCGGCGATGGGTGCGCACGTCGTCGTGCTCACGACCTCCCCCTCCAAGATCGACGACGCCAAGCGCCTCGGCGCTCACGAAGTGGTGATCTCGAATGATCCGGCGGCGATGAAGGCAATTGCCAATTCGCTCGACCTGATCATCGATACCGTCGGCACCTCGCATGACCTCGAGCCCGAGTTCGCCCTGCTCCGTCGCGACGGCGCGCTCTGCCTGCTGGGTGGCTCGCCCCAGCCGCACCACTACCCTGGCGCGTTCTCGTTCATCATGAAGCGGAAGAAGCTGGCCGGTTCGCTCATCGGGGGCATTCCGGAAACGCAGGAGATGCTCGATTTCTGCGCCGCGCACAACATCGTGGCCGACATCGAAGTCGTCGCCGCGTCGGCCATCAATGAGGCCTACGAGCGCATGCTCAAGTCGGATGTGAAGTATCGCTTCGTCATCGATATCAGCACGCTCGAAGCCTGA
- a CDS encoding DUF4956 domain-containing protein — translation MTTTVKRADAGTRVVVRAVVYYIVLIGGATLLWRFLPHGSAAIPASLEALLGTGTEPDPRVATPLDEVTLALTVAVAMAAAVLLSLPVAWVYLLTRAKRGYQQSVVQLLVILPTVVAGIVLLVKYSLALAFSLAGIVAAVRFRNTLDDSKDAVYVFLATAIGLSSAVNLPVAAVLSIGFNAVTLILWYTDFGSAPVEMDGRIAEQRLRRAKNLSRTGTFVARVDDEVLKNMTREQLEGIAERAWKRAQANNHTGEMQAVVEERILRVQTENATALRRVLEPRLQEFTKSWRFGSMESTDGVSVLEYRIQLRKKTGPEELLALVRAAGSTQVASAEVV, via the coding sequence GTGACGACCACGGTGAAGCGGGCCGACGCCGGTACGCGCGTAGTCGTGCGCGCCGTCGTGTACTACATCGTCCTCATCGGCGGTGCGACGCTGCTGTGGCGCTTTCTGCCGCACGGGTCGGCCGCGATCCCGGCGTCACTCGAAGCGTTGCTGGGCACCGGCACCGAGCCGGATCCGCGCGTCGCGACGCCGCTCGACGAAGTCACGCTGGCCCTGACGGTCGCGGTGGCGATGGCGGCGGCCGTGCTGCTGTCGCTGCCGGTGGCGTGGGTGTACCTGCTCACGCGGGCCAAGCGCGGCTATCAGCAGTCGGTGGTGCAACTGCTGGTCATTCTGCCCACGGTGGTAGCGGGCATCGTGTTGCTCGTGAAGTACTCGCTGGCGCTGGCCTTCAGCCTCGCCGGCATCGTGGCGGCGGTCCGCTTTCGCAACACACTCGACGACAGCAAAGACGCCGTCTACGTGTTTCTCGCCACCGCGATCGGCCTGTCGTCGGCGGTGAACCTGCCGGTGGCGGCCGTGCTGTCGATCGGCTTCAATGCGGTCACGTTGATTCTGTGGTACACCGACTTCGGCAGCGCGCCGGTCGAGATGGATGGGCGCATCGCGGAGCAGCGGCTCCGTCGCGCCAAGAACCTGTCGCGCACCGGCACGTTCGTGGCGCGCGTGGACGACGAGGTGCTCAAGAACATGACCCGCGAGCAACTCGAGGGCATCGCCGAGCGGGCCTGGAAGCGTGCGCAGGCCAACAATCATACGGGCGAGATGCAGGCGGTCGTCGAAGAGCGCATTCTCCGGGTGCAGACCGAGAATGCCACGGCGCTGCGACGGGTGCTCGAGCCACGTTTGCAGGAGTTCACCAAGTCGTGGCGCTTCGGCAGCATGGAATCGACCGATGGCGTGTCGGTGCTCGAGTATCGGATTCAGCTGCGCAAGAAAACCGGACCCGAGGAACTGCTCGCGCTCGTGCGCGCGGCGGGGTCCACGCAGGTCGCCAGCGCGGAAGTGGTATGA
- a CDS encoding sensor histidine kinase, which yields MPSTVRAWVTWLGLYAVVTLFFIRLDELPELRTSHGVLVYLLLIIGASRQGGRWLSLAMVALGYIAVDVLFVPPRFGFGTERHLDVLILIGFLITGVMISQLFAGLQRAVRVANERSEEVARLSDARVQLEREVSAARVLRDADRLKNALLLSLSHDLRSPVATLALLSDPESAFTPEAAMPRVRDQAERLGEFIQTLQRFANSGAGSPLEMARHEADALVQTALRSSEALLVSRDVRVTLSADGPFAVRCDFTLALQVLGNLLQNAARYSPPGTPIEVTVRPGTHLTEIVVADRGPGLNDADVERIFAPLNRRASPLDPQQERMGVGLSIARTFARAQRGDVRYRAREGGGAEFVLVLATATDSDAT from the coding sequence ATGCCGTCGACGGTACGTGCGTGGGTGACCTGGCTAGGCCTCTACGCCGTCGTCACCCTGTTCTTCATCCGTCTCGACGAGCTGCCGGAGCTCCGCACGTCGCACGGCGTGCTGGTGTATCTGCTCCTCATTATCGGGGCGAGCCGGCAGGGCGGTCGCTGGCTCTCTCTCGCTATGGTCGCGCTAGGCTACATCGCCGTCGACGTGCTGTTTGTGCCGCCGCGCTTCGGATTCGGGACCGAGCGTCACCTCGACGTGTTGATCCTGATCGGGTTTCTGATCACGGGCGTCATGATTTCGCAGCTCTTCGCCGGCCTCCAGCGCGCGGTGCGAGTGGCGAACGAGCGATCGGAGGAGGTGGCGCGCCTGAGCGATGCCCGCGTACAGCTGGAGCGGGAAGTGTCGGCGGCGCGGGTACTGCGTGACGCCGATCGTCTCAAGAACGCGCTGCTGTTGTCACTCTCGCACGACCTACGCTCACCGGTGGCCACGCTCGCGCTGCTGTCGGACCCCGAGTCCGCGTTCACGCCAGAGGCGGCGATGCCGCGGGTCCGCGATCAGGCCGAGCGTCTGGGCGAGTTCATTCAGACACTGCAGCGGTTCGCCAATTCCGGCGCTGGATCCCCGCTCGAGATGGCGCGCCATGAGGCCGATGCGCTGGTGCAGACCGCACTGCGATCCTCGGAAGCCTTGCTGGTGTCGCGCGACGTGCGCGTGACCCTGTCTGCCGACGGGCCGTTCGCCGTGCGCTGCGATTTCACGCTGGCGCTGCAAGTGCTCGGCAATCTGCTGCAGAATGCCGCGCGCTATTCCCCGCCGGGAACGCCAATCGAGGTGACCGTGCGGCCGGGTACGCATCTCACGGAGATCGTCGTGGCTGACCGCGGCCCCGGCCTGAACGACGCCGACGTGGAGCGGATCTTCGCTCCGCTCAACCGACGGGCATCGCCGCTCGATCCGCAGCAGGAGCGTATGGGAGTGGGGCTGTCGATCGCGCGCACATTCGCCCGGGCCCAGCGCGGCGACGTGCGATATCGCGCACGCGAGGGCGGAGGGGCGGAATTCGTGCTCGTGCTCGCGACTGCGACCGATTCCGACGCTACTTGA
- a CDS encoding WD40/YVTN/BNR-like repeat-containing protein: MSRIRSLSWLAGSVLMGAQTLGAQALDSAAVAGMRWRTVGPANFMGRMSDVVGIPGPSKTLFAAAAGGGIWKTTNNGTTWRPVFDDKRVISMGMLAIAPSDTQQVWAGTGEPNSRNSIEPGGGIFKSTDGGVTWSAKGLEKTEHIGRIAVHPSNPNVVFVAALGAAWRSNPERGLYKTTDGGTSWQLVKFVSDKAGMIDVAINPKDPNVVFATSWERRRTPYSLFSGGPGSALWKSTDGGTTWAEVKGGGFPAGQKGRMTIDINAANPSVMYMMIEAAANATGPIVGERSPKNNGLWKSTDGGATWTQMNNYNVRPFYYSQVRSDPKNPDRVYFSSTDLQLSEDGGKTNRTTANGVHIDTHGIWIDPTDPERWAVANDGGIAITFDKGGNFVQGQNIPVAQFYEVAYDMAVPYNICGGAQDNGTWCGPSKRRTPTTSLGYWFTIAGGDGFYAAMDPTDPNVVYGESQGGNVSRVNLKSGERVAFAKPTWQARYKQWEDSIATIRGNPLAAATKAQNTAIAALRGQQVKDSSELTIRYNWNAPFFISPHNPSVIYFAGNKVLKSTKRGEDLRIISPDLSKNLTAKLDTALRLTGGITLDATGAETYGTIVALEESPAKPGLLYAGTDDGNVWKSSNDGATWENLSSRIQGLPNGGEVYVTRIEASKFDTNVVYVAFDNHRWGDFRPHLFMSKDGGKSFSSIVNNLPTGGPGDFLHVVREDPINRDLLYVGTSIGVYASIDRGATWSRFMANLPSVPVYDLQIHPRDRELIAATHGRGFWIVDVAPLQEMTAAVAAKPVHLFTPKTGFQWGEEPLRGASGNGNAQNFFVTQNPAYGASISYRITTPGSTSARISIVDAGGDTLTTLTGPGAPGLHTVTWAYAITPRPAGRAPLSASEKRDSILRAVRAPQVLDSLTKAKYDSAAIAQARALINPPGLGNVPFGGRGGGGGGGRGGAGSCERPLTQWEPFCARPAEAAPPRAGAAQAPVVNQPAAPSEAVNKIFSLIGLPAPAQGGRGGGGFGGFGGGGTADTGDYGIVLQVGTTIVKGKLHVENKGAMGGGSPFGPQDDEDRK, translated from the coding sequence ATGTCCCGAATTCGTTCCCTTTCCTGGTTGGCTGGAAGCGTGCTCATGGGTGCCCAGACGCTGGGAGCTCAGGCGCTCGATTCCGCCGCCGTTGCCGGTATGCGCTGGCGTACGGTTGGCCCCGCCAACTTCATGGGCCGCATGTCCGACGTGGTCGGTATTCCCGGCCCCTCCAAAACTCTTTTCGCCGCGGCGGCCGGTGGTGGTATCTGGAAGACCACCAACAACGGCACCACGTGGCGCCCGGTATTCGACGACAAGCGCGTGATTTCGATGGGCATGCTCGCCATCGCGCCGTCGGATACCCAGCAGGTCTGGGCCGGCACGGGTGAGCCGAACTCTCGTAACTCGATCGAGCCGGGCGGCGGCATCTTCAAGTCCACCGACGGCGGCGTGACCTGGTCGGCCAAGGGACTCGAGAAGACCGAGCACATCGGCCGCATCGCCGTGCACCCGAGCAACCCGAACGTCGTGTTCGTGGCCGCCCTCGGCGCCGCGTGGCGTTCCAACCCGGAGCGTGGTCTGTACAAGACCACCGACGGCGGCACGTCGTGGCAGCTCGTGAAGTTCGTGAGCGACAAGGCCGGCATGATCGATGTCGCGATCAACCCGAAGGATCCGAACGTCGTGTTCGCCACCAGCTGGGAGCGGCGTCGCACGCCATACTCGCTGTTCAGCGGCGGTCCCGGTTCGGCGCTCTGGAAGAGCACCGATGGCGGCACCACCTGGGCCGAAGTGAAGGGCGGCGGATTCCCCGCCGGTCAGAAGGGGCGCATGACCATCGACATCAACGCAGCAAACCCGAGCGTGATGTACATGATGATCGAAGCGGCCGCCAACGCGACCGGCCCGATCGTCGGTGAGCGCAGCCCGAAGAACAACGGGCTCTGGAAGAGCACCGATGGCGGCGCCACGTGGACGCAGATGAACAACTACAACGTGCGTCCGTTCTACTACTCGCAGGTGCGCAGCGATCCGAAGAATCCGGACCGCGTGTACTTCTCGAGCACCGACCTGCAGCTGTCGGAAGACGGCGGCAAGACGAACCGCACCACGGCCAATGGCGTGCATATCGATACGCACGGCATCTGGATCGACCCGACCGATCCGGAGCGCTGGGCCGTAGCGAACGACGGCGGCATCGCCATCACGTTCGATAAGGGCGGCAACTTCGTGCAGGGACAGAACATTCCCGTCGCGCAGTTCTACGAAGTGGCCTACGACATGGCCGTGCCGTACAACATCTGCGGCGGCGCGCAGGACAACGGCACCTGGTGTGGCCCGAGCAAGCGTCGCACGCCTACCACGAGCCTCGGTTACTGGTTCACGATCGCCGGCGGCGACGGCTTCTACGCCGCGATGGACCCGACCGATCCGAACGTCGTGTACGGCGAGTCGCAGGGCGGCAATGTGTCGCGCGTGAACCTGAAGAGCGGTGAGCGCGTGGCCTTCGCCAAGCCCACCTGGCAGGCGCGCTACAAGCAGTGGGAAGATTCGATCGCGACCATTCGTGGTAACCCGCTGGCGGCGGCCACCAAGGCGCAGAACACGGCGATCGCGGCACTTCGCGGGCAGCAGGTGAAGGATTCCAGCGAGCTCACGATCCGCTACAACTGGAACGCGCCGTTCTTCATCTCGCCGCACAATCCGTCGGTGATCTACTTCGCCGGCAACAAGGTGCTGAAGTCGACGAAGCGTGGTGAAGATCTGCGCATCATCTCGCCCGACCTCTCGAAGAACCTCACCGCCAAGCTCGACACCGCGTTGCGTCTCACGGGCGGTATCACGCTCGACGCGACCGGCGCCGAGACCTACGGCACGATCGTGGCGCTCGAAGAGAGCCCGGCCAAGCCCGGCCTGCTCTACGCCGGCACCGACGACGGCAACGTGTGGAAGTCGTCGAACGACGGCGCCACGTGGGAGAATCTGTCGTCGCGCATTCAGGGACTGCCGAACGGCGGCGAAGTGTACGTCACACGGATCGAAGCGTCGAAGTTCGACACCAACGTCGTGTACGTGGCGTTCGACAATCACCGCTGGGGGGATTTCCGCCCGCATCTGTTCATGTCGAAGGACGGTGGCAAGTCGTTCTCGTCGATCGTGAACAACCTGCCCACCGGCGGCCCGGGTGACTTCCTGCACGTCGTGCGTGAAGATCCCATCAATCGCGACCTGTTGTACGTGGGCACGTCCATCGGCGTGTACGCGTCGATCGATCGCGGCGCCACCTGGTCGCGCTTCATGGCGAATCTGCCCAGCGTGCCGGTGTACGACCTGCAGATTCATCCGCGTGACCGCGAGCTGATCGCCGCCACGCATGGTCGCGGCTTCTGGATCGTGGACGTGGCCCCGCTGCAGGAGATGACGGCGGCCGTCGCGGCCAAGCCGGTGCATCTGTTCACGCCGAAGACCGGCTTCCAGTGGGGCGAGGAACCGCTGCGCGGCGCGAGCGGCAACGGCAACGCGCAGAATTTCTTCGTGACGCAGAACCCGGCCTACGGCGCCTCGATCTCGTATCGCATCACGACGCCGGGCTCCACGTCGGCGCGCATCAGCATCGTGGACGCCGGCGGTGACACGCTCACCACGCTCACCGGCCCGGGCGCACCCGGTTTGCACACGGTCACGTGGGCGTATGCCATCACGCCGCGCCCGGCCGGTCGCGCACCGCTGTCGGCCAGCGAGAAGCGTGATAGCATCCTGCGCGCGGTGCGTGCCCCGCAGGTGCTCGATTCGCTCACCAAGGCCAAGTACGACAGCGCGGCGATCGCGCAGGCGCGTGCCCTGATCAATCCGCCGGGACTCGGCAACGTGCCGTTCGGCGGCCGCGGTGGTGGTGGTGGTGGTGGACGTGGCGGTGCCGGTAGCTGCGAGCGTCCGCTCACGCAGTGGGAACCGTTCTGCGCCCGTCCGGCGGAAGCGGCGCCGCCGCGTGCCGGCGCCGCGCAGGCACCGGTCGTGAATCAGCCGGCTGCACCGAGCGAAGCCGTGAACAAGATCTTCTCGCTGATCGGTCTGCCCGCGCCGGCCCAGGGTGGTCGTGGCGGTGGTGGATTCGGCGGTTTCGGTGGTGGCGGCACCGCTGACACCGGTGACTACGGCATCGTGCTGCAGGTCGGCACGACGATCGTGAAGGGCAAGCTCCACGTCGAGAACAAGGGGGCGATGGGCGGTGGTTCGCCGTTCGGCCCGCAGGATGACGAAGACCGTAAGTAA
- a CDS encoding response regulator, with protein MSPVLFTEGPDPESILVVEDDVDLRDVLVHTLGTICRSVRTASTLSDAVRECTLKAPDLVLLDLGLPDGDGADLLLRLRGITDVPIIVLSGRAEEEEKVALLDAGADDFIIKPCGASELLARVRGQIRRSATSLAVRSWARITTDGVEIDLVAQRVVRHGVPQRLTPTEWALLRALVLHPGRALSPRELWDLVWDREFGDFATHVRVHMTHLRRKVEPDPSVPRLIITEPGVGYRFVGPG; from the coding sequence ATGTCGCCCGTACTTTTCACGGAAGGGCCGGACCCGGAGTCGATCCTCGTCGTCGAAGATGACGTGGATCTCCGGGACGTGCTTGTCCATACCCTCGGCACGATCTGCCGTTCGGTGCGCACGGCGTCGACGCTCTCCGACGCCGTGCGCGAGTGCACTCTCAAGGCGCCGGATCTGGTGTTGTTGGATCTCGGGCTGCCGGATGGAGACGGTGCCGACTTGCTCCTCCGGCTGCGCGGCATCACCGACGTCCCGATCATCGTGCTGTCCGGTCGGGCGGAGGAGGAGGAAAAGGTGGCGCTCCTCGACGCCGGCGCCGACGATTTCATCATCAAGCCTTGCGGTGCCAGCGAGCTCCTGGCCCGTGTGCGCGGACAGATTCGGCGTTCCGCGACGTCATTGGCGGTTCGCTCGTGGGCGCGCATTACCACGGACGGCGTGGAGATCGACTTGGTCGCTCAGCGCGTGGTCCGGCACGGGGTGCCGCAGCGACTCACGCCAACCGAATGGGCGCTGCTGCGCGCGCTGGTCCTGCATCCCGGGCGCGCCCTCTCGCCGCGTGAGCTGTGGGATCTGGTATGGGATCGCGAGTTCGGCGACTTCGCCACCCACGTGCGCGTGCACATGACGCACTTGCGACGAAAGGTCGAACCCGATCCGTCGGTGCCGCGCCTGATCATTACCGAGCCGGGCGTAGGCTATCGGTTCGTCGGCCCCGGCTAG